Genomic segment of Falco peregrinus isolate bFalPer1 chromosome 5, bFalPer1.pri, whole genome shotgun sequence:
TCCCGAGCAAGATGTTTATACAACCCCTGTGTATTTCTCATCTGACTGGCTGAATGAATACTGGGATGCTGTAGCTGTGGATGATTACCGGTTTGTCTACATGGGACCTAAAGGGTCATGGTAAGACAGTGTGGTTTCTGTCATTCtcacatgttctttttttaagattaatatTACAGGGATTAGCACATTGTCCTTCCAGGTGACATCATGCTGCCGAGACAGTGCGGCTGTACTGTATAGCGATGTACCTGAACTCAGCCAGTCTTGTTTCTTGAGCAGCTCATTTGGTTCTGGATGTGAGCTGTCCTTATGCAGTGAGCTAAAGTGCTTTTGCCCTTCAAAAAGCCCTGAATTGTGCACACAACCTCTGTAAAAATTGTCAGCTAGTTTATATAAGGTTTTAGAGCAGCAACTCCCAGGGGGATCAGCAGCAGCTTGTGAGTTGCAGAGTCAACAGAAGCCTTGGAGGGGCGCTGATGAATTCGTTAAGTATTTTGCAGGTGAAAATTCAAGTCCAGCATTGGTGATGGAGTTGCATTTGTGGGTTTCTCATCAGTTCACATCACAGAATCGCCTGACATTGAGGTATTTCTGGGACAGATTCAAAACTAGCTGATGGAGAAGCACAGAAGATATGAAACACTGCAGTACTATGTAGATATAGTGGCCTTTTAATCTGTGAAACAATCAAAATTAAGTGAAGAGGATGACAGTTTGGGATCAGGATTGCATAGTAAAGGTTGATTTCTGCGTGTATGTCTGATTCTCAGACACTTTAATTCATCTTACAGCTTTTAGGTGTTGTCTTTATTTGTCTGATTTGCCCCACAGGACTCCATTCCATGCTGATGTCTTCCGTTCCTATAGCTGGTCAGCCAATATATGTGGGAGAAAGAAATGGCTGTTGTACCCCGCCGGACAGGAGGAGTATCTGAAGGACCACCATGGCAACTTGCCCTTTGACGTGACTGCTCCTAGTCTTCAGGACAGGAGTGTTTACCCTCGCTACAACCAAAGTCAACCCCCTGTTGAAATTGTGCAGGAAGCAGGGGAGATAGTCTTCATCCCCAGTGGATGGCATCACCAAGTTTATAATCTGGTAAGATAACTGCTACCATGCTTTTCTTCACACTTAAGAGATAATCAGGCAGCAGGCTTGAATCTGATCAAACCTTTATTGCTACAGCATGTTGTGGATGCCAGAAGTGTAACTGAGCTGCAGAAAGTTTAGAGACATTCATGGAGGAAAGGTGTATCAGTGGCCGCTCAAGATGATGGCTAAAAGCAAGCCTGAACTCATAAGCTCCTAGATGACCACTAGAAGCTAGGACAGTATACAACTGAagaggctgcctgcagcctcttTTCTTATGCTTTGTGTCATTAGATGCTACTAGTCACTGAGAAATAGGATACTAGGTGAGACAGATTTATGGTGAGGCTGTTAATCTTGGTTTCTAACTGTAAATTGTAatttaataatggaaaatgCTAACAAATTGATCTTCATGACTACGAACCAAAATTAACGACCTTGTTTGTTTCCCCCACCACCTTCCTCCCACCTTTGTGCCCTTAAAAAGTATGCTCAGAGGAACTAGAGGCATTTACCAGTTTATAGAATAATGAAACAAGATTTGGTTGTTCAGGGACATCGGAAAGAAACAGCCTTTCAGCACAGTGGTGGTATTGATGCCGAAGAAGCCTTTCCCATACATTTTGCAACATCAAAGATGTTAGAGCCTATGTAGAGCCTAATAACCATTTAAATTATTCCTTCAGGAGGATACAATTTCCATCAACCACAACTGGGTGAATGGCTGCAATGTGGCTATAATGTGGTGCTTCCTGCAGGATGAATTAGCAGCTGTCCAGCGGGAAATCAATGAATGGAAAGACCCTATGGATGACTGGCACCTACAATGCCAGGTATAACAACATGATGCTGATGGCCTGTCTGTTAGAAAATCATATATTTCAGGGATGCATTGCACCCACCTTATTAGAGCTCTGAGACAAAGTCCTTAACCTCATACTTGGAAATCATATGTCACTGGTTCCTACTTCCTTATGAAACAACTTAATTTTCCAGGAAGTCAAATATTTCTTTAGTAAGATAGGGAAAGGTCTGTACCACTGTATATTAGCTATATTGAGGTTAGGATGTTGTTTGAAAAGCTAATGCTTCAGCTGCTCTTCTTCAACTCTTACCAGCATCAAGATCAATCCTTTCTGTAGTATTTACATTCTCCTTTATAAAATACACATGCTTTTTCATGTAAACAGAAGAACTGACAAGACAGAACCCACACAGACTATTGATGAAGAAACGGTGAATCTGAAACAAGCAAAATTCAGGTGAAGGCAGCAGATTTCTGTGTCTGCAAAGTGATGCTTTCACAATGTGCAACTATGTGGAGCAGTGTTGCATCTTGTGTGCTTCCAAAATGTTAAGCATCAAACAAATGTGAAGTTTATTTCTGGAGGCTGCTGGGTTGCTGTTAGGTTGATGTGCTTCAAAAACAGTTTCAAATAACCCAGCCATTTAGTACTTAGAAGAAACAGACTGTTGCTTTTGGGGCTAGTGGCATTTCAAGTAAGGTAAAAAGTTTTAGTGCCATTGGAGCATTACAAAAAGTATGATTAAACATGATTACTTAAATTCGATAGTTACGAGCTTGATAAAATATGTCTTTGTAATTCCTACTGTAAATAAGAGAGAGTTGATTCCGTTtcagtgctggtttttttcccccctagtTAATCATGAAGTCTTGCACGGGTATAGACTACAAGGAGTTCTACAACTTCCTCAAAGTTATTGCAGAGAACAGGATTTCTGTCTTGGAAAAGGGCCTCGATGATGAAGCTTCGGCAAAGAACGCTCCAAAAGCTGCCATTTCCACCTTGGGCATGCTCCATGCAGTGTTTGATTTAAAGAGGACTGTGAAGGTGTTAACATCATTGAGTGCTAACGAAGATTTCAAGAAACTAGACCTGACGTCACTCTCTCCACCTCCGGAGGCATTGCTCCACCACTTGAAAGCAGCAATAGATACAGCGTTACTCTAACTTCCTATTTATTCAGTTCTTTGTAAAGTGAACCTTTTGCAAAGTGGGTGTTTGTAGAAGACCGACTCCTCCCTGTTTAATAGCTCTTGCAGTTTAAGCACAAAGAGCCTTAATGTAGGGTGAGGAGAGAGTACATTCATAACAAGACTGAGTACTTTAGGTACTCAAATGCTGTCAGCTTAGAGAAactggacaggaaaaaaatctcagataAAGGAAAAACCCAGGTCATATTAGTATTATGTTATGAGCCCTGCTGGCGAGTATGCATTCAGGGAAGGGGAACAGAAATTCTCTGTGGATCAAGCTTAGGTCTCTCAGGGTAAAACACAGACTGCAGTGGTCTGCACCATATTCCCTGTGCTGAGAGCACTGTATACAGAAAGCAAACCTGCACTGCAGACACCAGTAGTTAAGCTCTTCTTTTGTCTGGTCACAGCTAAATTACTTTAAGACCTGTCCTGCTTCCAGGTGCagctcagcttttctgtttctttttttttttttttcaggtgacCCTAGTTGGCTTCCATTGAAGCCTGAGCTGGCTCAACAGCTGTAGCCTGGATGTGGAAGAGCTGATTGTACTAGTGTCTTGTAAAGTGGTATCTCTCTAAAGCTGAAAGTCTCAGGTGCAGGGTCAGCCTTTGTACTGCTTCAGGGCCTGCAGGACTAAATTTAACATAATAGTTAGGAAGCTGAAGTCCCGATTTCAAATGAGTGCAGATAGCAAATCTGCCACTAAGTGTGTGGTCCACCCCAGCTCAAAAGGAGGAACTTGAATGTACTCTCACGTTTCTACACACTATTTCAAGGCGCAGTATTTTATCAAGCAGAATTTGATTAATCAGGGAAGCTAGCAAGCAGCCTCGTGTTATCGCCTAAATAAGCCATGCTGTTAACACACCAGATGGCACTACTGCATGGTTACATAGCACAATTTGCAACCTGAATGCTACCCTTGGGCTAAAAGAGTATTTCCAGTGAAGTACCCCTCTTGCTTTTACTGGTTGGCAAGAAAACCTAGAAGCACAAATGGCTGCACACTGTTACCTTAGTTGCCCCTTTAGGGGCTCACTTGAACTATTGCTCAAGAACTTAGTTTTCAACCAGATGACCAGTGAGAGCAACTAATAACCATATGTTTAGAAAGTGCAATAGTAGAAATCTTCAGTAGGCTGAAAAGTCACATTGTTTTCTAGCTAATCTTGTGAAGTTTGTACATGCATGCATTTTGCATGTCTTGTTTTCTAGTAGAAGTTTTGCATTTTGAGAAGGAAGTGGTAcctgaaattaaaatcaatacCCAGAGCATGGAAGAATGCAGTATGgagaaaacagactttttttttttttaatagctgtgaCTGCATCTCAGTGATTCAGCCTCTGGCAGGGTGTTTCTTTAGACTGGAAAACTGCCAGTTTTAAGCAactctgaaattaaaagttcaCAGCTGTTACTTGTGGCTGTTTACATTCTCAAAGACAGGCAGCTGGAGCTTTCTTCCTTGTATGAATAAGGTGCGATTTCATAGAGGTGTGGAACAATGGTTTAAAGCTGACTATCACTGTTATTGGTAGGAAAGCATGTTTTTGCTCTTGTATTCTGCAGTCTCACTGCATGCTGTGCAACTGGTATTGACACCAACCACTTTAAACACTGCAATTTTATAAAGGGTTTGCTTAGATGAACAACAGTACTTTTCATTTCGTGTCCTGTGAAGCTGGAACTGCGTGGCTTTGCTGTGTGAAACCAGCAAATGTACAAGTCTGGCTTTTACCCCAAGAACCCAGGATCTCAATGTACCCAGGATCAGTTTTGGCACCCTACTGTCCAGCAAACTATGTGCTCATTTGGGTGGATGGCATGAGTTTGCTGTGATGCAAAAGTCCAGGCAGCTGTTCTCAGGGAAGAGGCATCATTCCTGCAGTTagttcctcttccctgtgggTTATAGTTAAGGAAGGGAGAAGATAGGCTGGCATGGTAGGGTGGTTAAAGAGGTGTTCAGGTAAAGGAAGGTGGGTCTCGACTAGTCTTCTCTTCACCTGAGCTGTCTCTGCACCACAGTATCTTCAGTTCTGAAGATGTGTATCAGCCCTCCTTCATAAGGCCTGCTAAGGCTTAGCATGAGCAGTGTGAAACAGTGGggtaaaaaaatagtaatttaattGCAGGAAATTATCTTAAAGTTTAAGCCATGTTCTACTTACTGATTCAGCAGGGAACAGAAGCACAAAAATTATAGTTTTATTGATTCAGTCTCTCTTACGTTGGGAAACTAATTTCTAGTTCAAAGTCTCTGTTCCCATGAGTGGTCAAGGCAGTAAGAGCAGCACATGCTTTCTAAAGTTACAGAGAGGAAAGTAAATTCTCAAATGTCTGAAGACAGCAACGATTGGAATAAGAATTATGCAAGTCTGGAATCtctcttaaaaatgaaacagctttatttaaatataaagttACTGTAAAACATACATTAGGATACTCTCATACCAATATATTAACTATTGTGATCAGTGTACTATTTATTAAAGCATAATACTTGAGATaaaacaggaggaaacagtctgtaaagttttggtttgttttcctgaagtcaCAGACCTGAAAAAgtcaaactgtaaaaaaaaaaaaaacaacaggttAAAATCTAGTTCAAAAGAGCTTTTGCTCTAAATACGCAGCTCAGACATTACTATTTTTGTCTGATAGGAACAGGATACCAGATATCCATTTGTCTTTTATAAAGTCAGCATAAAACGCAGCCCAATTCTAATGGGATTTGTACCCCACTGGCATCAGTGGGTGGTCTGTCAGCACAAAGCTGTGCACCTAGGAAAACCAGTGTGTTTGCAGCTCTGTCAGTGCAGAGAGCCAGGTGGTTTCATGCTTTCTCTCACCAGGATTTGAGATTTGTCATCCCAGGACAACATACGTTTTTTCTGTTGGGCACACACGAACAGAATTACCTGCAGAATTACAAAGCAGCACTAACATGTTCAAGGTGCAAGTGTGATATTCCTGAGATTTGACAGGAGTCTACAGAGTATAAATACATACTTGTAAGTATCATAAAACAAGGAAGTTAGTCAATAGCAGCTTTACAAGGCAATGGCGAGGTACTGAGTTTGGCATAGGTAGGAAGAGGAATGGAAAACCCTTCCTCTTGGGGATACAGGAAGAGCCACCTTACTCCAGGGACAGATGGCCTCTCCTGTCCATGCCACATTTCTGCCAACCAGAAACAGTCCTGACAAAATAGTCCTTGTGGTTTCATTTGACCGCTTTCTATAAAATAACCTCTTCTCATGTGTCAGTTCACCAgtgcaaaataaacagcatctAAGAGAACAGTTAAATGA
This window contains:
- the JMJD4 gene encoding 2-oxoglutarate and iron-dependent oxygenase JMJD4 isoform X1; protein product: MDRATFACSTAFFRDYNSSSQGAFCLPGGHVDFIEKVETFTYSDFFRDYLIPNHPCIFSAKFTEDWGSRRNWVTWDGKPNFDHLLQKFGEAVVPVANCDVKEYNSNPKEQLPFKEYIKYWKEYIKNGYRSSRGCLYLKDWHLSRAFPEQDVYTTPVYFSSDWLNEYWDAVAVDDYRFVYMGPKGSWTPFHADVFRSYSWSANICGRKKWLLYPAGQEEYLKDHHGNLPFDVTAPSLQDRSVYPRYNQSQPPVEIVQEAGEIVFIPSGWHHQVYNLEDTISINHNWVNGCNVAIMWCFLQDELAAVQREINEWKDPMDDWHLQCQLIMKSCTGIDYKEFYNFLKVIAENRISVLEKGLDDEASAKNAPKAAISTLGMLHAVFDLKRTVKVLTSLSANEDFKKLDLTSLSPPPEALLHHLKAAIDTALL
- the JMJD4 gene encoding 2-oxoglutarate and iron-dependent oxygenase JMJD4 isoform X2 gives rise to the protein MPLHDFLFYLWSFIFSSKFTEDWGSRRNWVTWDGKPNFDHLLQKFGEAVVPVANCDVKEYNSNPKEQLPFKEYIKYWKEYIKNGYRSSRGCLYLKDWHLSRAFPEQDVYTTPVYFSSDWLNEYWDAVAVDDYRFVYMGPKGSWTPFHADVFRSYSWSANICGRKKWLLYPAGQEEYLKDHHGNLPFDVTAPSLQDRSVYPRYNQSQPPVEIVQEAGEIVFIPSGWHHQVYNLEDTISINHNWVNGCNVAIMWCFLQDELAAVQREINEWKDPMDDWHLQCQLIMKSCTGIDYKEFYNFLKVIAENRISVLEKGLDDEASAKNAPKAAISTLGMLHAVFDLKRTVKVLTSLSANEDFKKLDLTSLSPPPEALLHHLKAAIDTALL